The nucleotide window GCAGATTGTCGGGAGCACGCTTGGCTATGACAATAAAGAAGTGGTTGAAAATTTCACTTCTGACCAGGATGCCTCGTACTACGCTTCATTATTTCTGCAGAACAGACTGACGGGCGGACATGTTATCATGCTCGGTCCAGGAAATGAAGAAGCGGCGATTTCCGCATTAGAGGCTTATCCGAACGGTCTACAAATAGGTGGCGGCATTACAGCAGACAATGCACAGAAATATATCGATGCAGGCGCTTCTCATGTCATTGTGACGTCCTATATTTTTCATGACGGGCAGATTGATATGCAGCGTCTGCAGCAATTGGTTAAAACAATCGGCAAAGAAAAACTGGTCCTTGATTTGAGCTGTCGAAAACGTGATGGGAAATGGTATGTTGTAACAGACAAATGGACAAAATTCAGTGACTTCGAAGTAAATGCACAGTCAATTAAGGAAATTGAAGAATATTGTGATGAACTTCTCATTCACGCGGTTGATGTGGAAGGTAAACGCAGCGGTATGCAGGAAGATTTAGTACGTGATCTGGCGGAGTGGACAACGATTCCGACAACGTATGCTGGAGGCGTTCGTTCAATTGATGATTTGAAAAAATTCGAATTGCTTTCAGATGGGAAATTACATGTCACTATCGGCAGCGCCCTTTCTATCTTCGGCGGTGACCTGGACTTCCAAACAGTAGTGAATTATTGCGAAGGTAATAAATAGGCTGCACTTTTATTACTGACTCATGTAGACCTTTCATTAATTTCTATTATAAAACAATAGCAAAAACCCATTTTTCGCTCATAGAAAAATGGGTTTTTGCGATGCTCTTACATATTGAACATGAGACGTTTTGCGATCATCTGGAACTCTTCCGGACCGATTCCCGGTGCAAACTCTTCCGGCAAATCATCCAGATCCGGCATCTTAGCACCTTTTGGCGTGCCCTCTTCTACGATGAGCGGAGCATTCGTTGTCGGATGCGGCCCTTTCCAGATTTTATTTATATCCTGATAATCCCCTACGTAATTCCACGTGAATAGTACA belongs to Solibacillus sp. FSL W7-1436 and includes:
- the hisA gene encoding phosphoribosylformimino-5-aminoimidazole carboxamide ribotide isomerase, which produces MNFRPCIDLHDGKVKQIVGSTLGYDNKEVVENFTSDQDASYYASLFLQNRLTGGHVIMLGPGNEEAAISALEAYPNGLQIGGGITADNAQKYIDAGASHVIVTSYIFHDGQIDMQRLQQLVKTIGKEKLVLDLSCRKRDGKWYVVTDKWTKFSDFEVNAQSIKEIEEYCDELLIHAVDVEGKRSGMQEDLVRDLAEWTTIPTTYAGGVRSIDDLKKFELLSDGKLHVTIGSALSIFGGDLDFQTVVNYCEGNK